AAGCAGTAAAATGTCTGGTTTCATAGCAATTGTGCGCGCAATACAAAGACGTTGCTGTTGGCCTCCTGATAATGACCATGCACTTTTATTTAAATCATCTTTAACTTCATCCCAAAGAGCGGCATCTTTTAGACTGCTTTCAACAATCTCTTCTAATTTTTTCTTATTTTTCAAACCTTGTTCTTTCAAAGCAAATGTAATGTTCTCACGAATAGATTTTGAAAAAGGATTAGGTCTTTGAAAAACCATCCCAATGTGTTTTCTCATCTCATAAACATTAATTTTCTTTGAATTGACATTCAATCCACGATATTGAATCTCACCTTCTACTCGGGCAACATTGTCGTTCATCCGATTTAATGAGCGTAGATATGTTGATTTACCCGATCCAGAAGCACCAATTAAAGACGTAATTCTATATCTTTCAAATTCCAAATCACCATCAAAAAGTGCATGATTATCACCATAGAAAACTTGTAAATTCTTAGTAGCAATCGCAAGTTCATGTTCATTAGAATCAAATTTTAAAATATTTTTTTCATTAAAATCATATTTATTAATACCCATCAACGAATCCTCCTACTTGGTTGCTGTTAATTTACGATATACTTGATTACCAATCAAACGTGCAGAAAAATTGAAAATCAAA
Above is a window of Liquorilactobacillus hordei DSM 19519 DNA encoding:
- the pstB gene encoding phosphate ABC transporter ATP-binding protein PstB encodes the protein MGINKYDFNEKNILKFDSNEHELAIATKNLQVFYGDNHALFDGDLEFERYRITSLIGASGSGKSTYLRSLNRMNDNVARVEGEIQYRGLNVNSKKINVYEMRKHIGMVFQRPNPFSKSIRENITFALKEQGLKNKKKLEEIVESSLKDAALWDEVKDDLNKSAWSLSGGQQQRLCIARTIAMKPDILLLDEPASALDPISTSKIEETLVELKKRYTIIIVTHNMQQASRISDYTAFFHLGHILEYDKTKHIFTTPKVTATNDYISGNFG